The genomic DNA AACTTAACATTAGCTACCACAATAGGTATGCTAATCGGGTCTTATTTATTTGGATTTATTGCTGATTTATTTGGGCGTATCCGTACGATGGCCTTCACAATCTTACTATTTTCACTAGCAACAGCACTTATTTATTTCGCAACCGATTATTGGCAATTATTAATTCTTCGCTTTTTAGTTGGAATGGGAGTTGGTGGTGAATTCGGTATTGGAATGGCCATCGTAACTGAAACATGGTCTAAAGACATGCGTGCTAAGGCGACATCAGTTGTTGCACTTGGATGGCAATTTGGCGTACTAGTCGCTTCACTCCTTCCAGCATTTATCGTCCCGCATTTTGGATGGAGAGCTGTTTTCTTATTTGGACTCATTCCCGCTTTATTAGCTGTTTACGTTCGCAAAAGTTTAAGTGAACCGAAAATATGGGAACAAAAACAACGATACAAAAAAGAATTGCTACAAAAAGAAGCTGAAGGTAATTTAACAAATACTGAAGTAGAACAACTAAAGCAAATGAAAAAGTTCCCACTTCGAAAGTTATTTGCCAATAAAAAAGTAACGATAACAACAATTGGACTTATTATTATGTCATTCATCCAGAACTTCGGATATTATGGAATCTTTACATGGATGCCCACTATTTTAGCGAATAAATATAACTACACATTAGCAAAAGCGAGCGGTTGGATGTTCATCTCTACAATCGGCATGCTCATTGGAATTGCAACTTTTGGTATTCTAGCCGATAAAATTGGTCGCCGTAAAACTTTTACAATCTATTATGTCGGTGGTACTATATACTGTCTCATTTACTTCTTCTTATTCACAGATTCAACATTATTGCTATGGGGAAGTGCATTGCTTGGATTCTTTGCAAATGGCATGATGGGAGGATTCGGAGCAATTTTAGCTGAAAACTATCCTGCTGAAGCTCGCTCTACAGCAGAAAACTTTATTTTCGGTACAGGACGTGGTTTAGCCGGATTTGGGCCTGTCATTATCGGATTACTCGCTGCAGGTGGTAATTTAATGGGAGCACTCTCTCTCATCTTCATTATCTATCCAATCGGTTTAGTTACGATGCTATTATGTGTCCCAGAGACGAAAGGTAAAGTATTAGAATAGATTAAAACTGTACAAAATGATTGTTCGAGAACTATCCCCCTTCAAGAAAAGTAGTTGGATAAATAGTAAAGAGGAAGCATCTCATTTAAGATGCTTCCTCTTTTATTTATTATTTTGATTTACTAGCCTTCTGAAATAAGAAAGCAGTTTTATCTTCTTCTTTTACAATACCTTGTTCTAATGCTAATTCCCCTGCAACTTTAGGCGCTAGCCATAGCATTGGGAACAACAGAATTGATACTGGGACAGCTGTTACTACGATGAATGATTGCAATGCATTAATACTTCCCTCACCCATGTATAAAAGAATCGCTGCAACTGCGCCCATAATAAGCGACCAAAAAACTCGCAAACTAATTCTAGGATCTCCATCTCCAGTCACTGCCATTGAAATCGAATACGCCATTGAATCTCCTGTTGTCACTACAAATAAAATTGTTAATAAAAGAAATGCAGGTCCAATAATATTGGAGAGTGGCAGTTGCTCTGTAATTGCAATCATAGCCGCTGGCATACCCGATTCACTTAATGCGGTCGAGATAGAACCAGGATTCATTAACTCATAAAACACACCTGATCCCCCTAGTATAGTAAACCAAAACGTTGTAATAATAGGTGCAATAATTCCAATTGCAACGATGATTTCTCGGATTGTTCTCCCTCTTGAAATTCGGCTCACTAAAATTGCCATCATCGGTCCATATCCAATAAACCATCCCCAGAAAAAGATTGTCCACGATCCTAACCAACCTGTATCACCGCGGTATGTGCTCATTGGAATAAATTCATTTATATAAAATCCAAACGAAGAAACAAATGAATCAATAATAAATCCACCTGGTCCAAATAGTAATACAAATACCATTAATAGAACTGCTAATCTAACATTTAAATTACTTATAATTTGAATTCCTTTATCAATTCCTGTTACCGCGGATATAGTAGAAACAGCTACTACACAAACAATAATGGCTAATTGAGTAGTAAACACATCAGGAATGTCAAACAATGCTTGTAATCCATAACTTGCTTGTAGTCCTAAAAATCCAATTGGACCAATTGTCCCTGCCGCTACCGCAATAATGGCAAATGCATCGATCATCGTTCCAAGTATACTCTTTCGCAATTTCTCTCCAAAAATAGGATATAAAAGCGTTCGAGGTTTTAACGGCATACCTTTATGGTAATGCCCATACATCATCACTACTGCACTAATTGTCCCTAAAATCGTCCAAGCTAAGAAACCCCAATGCATATAACTTTGTGCTAAAGCCGGCATGACTGCTTCTTGCGTTCCAGCAGATATACCTTCATGTATTGGTGGCACCGTCATCAAGTGGTACATCGGCTCTGCCGCTGCCCAAAAAACGCCACCTCCGGCAAGCAATGTAGACATAATAATAGCGAGCCATTTTGTCGTACTAATCTCAGGTTTCTCTAGCCCCCCAAGTTTAACTCTCCCATATTTCGAGAACGCCATACACATTGCAACAATAAATGTACCAATTAATAAAACTTGCCAAAAGGCACCAAAATATTTAATTGAAGCTGTAAAACTGCTATTAATGACTCCCTCTACGTAACTTTTATTTAAAAAAACCGCAATTACAAATAATAAAAGTGAGCCCCCACTAATAAGAAATACAGGCCAATCCGTTTTTCGACTCTTCATCCTCATTTACACTTCCTCCTTCCTCAGCAATCTAAAAAAACAACTTTATTATGTTTTATTTTTTACACCCAAAACACAATGATTATATAAGTATAATAATTTATTAATTTCCTACACACTTATGTTGTCCCTAAAAATATGCTAAATCCCTTATTTAAAAGAAAATTTCTATTCCTCTTATATAAAAAAGCAAAACAAAAGACCTTATATTTCTATAAGGTCTTCGAAACAGAAATTTGATTATAACATAAGGAACTTCTTGGTTCAAAAAGTCCCTTCCAAAAATAACCGAGGGTAAAGGCTTCCATTTGCTACGTAACGGTAATTTAAAAAAATTATATTTTGCAGAAAAAAACTATACTAAATATCATTTATGAAAGAAATTCGGCTTCAAAATTTCATTCGGATACGGTTTATGATAAATATGAGTGGTAGCTGGAGATAACGGTGGAATGAGCCACACCCAATTCCCTGTTACAACCCGACCACAAGCGGCTTCTTGCTTCTCAAATTGCTGAAATTGTTGTGCAGCAGTATGGTGGTCAACAATACTCACTCCTTGTTTTTTAAAGGAATGTAAAACAGCTACATTTAATTCAACTAACGCTTTATCTTTCCACAACGTACCGTTTCTCGATGTATCTAGATTCATCATCTCCGCAACTGCCGGAAGTAAGTTATAACGATCATGATCCGCTAAGTTACGTGCCCCAATCTCTGTTCCCATATACCATCCATTGAACGGAGCCGCTGTATAGGAAATACCACCAATTTCTAAGCGCATATCTGAAATCATTGGCACGCCATACCATTTTACTCCTAAAGATGAGATTGGGTACTCTGGATGTTCAATTGGTACCTCTTTCACTTCTTTTTTAGGAATTTCCTTATATACAGGCTCTTTTCCATCAACAGAAAATACAAGTGGCAATACATCGAAATTCGTACCTTCTCCTTGCCAGCCAAGTTCCTGACAAAAATCTGTAAACGCAGTGGAATGAGAGTCACCAATCACTCCCATTTCTGTTTTATATCCTGCATATCGAATTAATTGATGATTATAAATTCGTATATTATTTTCTTCACCTTGATATTGCTTAAAAATCGTAATTGTCGGTTTCACTTTTCCGTCGTTCGTTGCATATTTAATATGATGAATTAATGCATTATATACACCTTCCTCATCATTTACTTCACGTGCATCTAATATATGCATCTTGCTCCAAAATAATCTTCCGATACATCGATTGCTATTGCGCCATGCCATTCGCGATCCATGAACAAGTTCTTCAAATGTATGCTCATACGTCCCTGTATTCTCTATCTCAGCTTGAATTTCTTTCATTCGCTCTTCTATGAATTGTTCTTTATTAAGCTCTTTATAGCAAATCATAATAAAATGACTCGCTTCTTCTATTAATTGTTTCGTTTTACTCATAAACAATCTCCTTCTATTTCAACAAAACGTTACTACTTTACAGTATAAGCAAAAAGAATACGAGTCACAAATGAAAGTCGAAGTGTTACTTTTATTGTAATATTTTTCAGAAAATTAAAGAGATTACTATTGACTTGTATGAAAAATAGGTGTATTTTTGACTCAGGTAAATTATTTTTACCTAGACCAACTTTTAAAAAGAAAGGAGGTAATGTTATGTCTTCATTTCAATTGCCAAAGCTTTCATATGACTATGATGAACT from Bacillus basilensis includes the following:
- a CDS encoding BCCT family transporter, translating into MRMKSRKTDWPVFLISGGSLLLFVIAVFLNKSYVEGVINSSFTASIKYFGAFWQVLLIGTFIVAMCMAFSKYGRVKLGGLEKPEISTTKWLAIIMSTLLAGGGVFWAAAEPMYHLMTVPPIHEGISAGTQEAVMPALAQSYMHWGFLAWTILGTISAVVMMYGHYHKGMPLKPRTLLYPIFGEKLRKSILGTMIDAFAIIAVAAGTIGPIGFLGLQASYGLQALFDIPDVFTTQLAIIVCVVAVSTISAVTGIDKGIQIISNLNVRLAVLLMVFVLLFGPGGFIIDSFVSSFGFYINEFIPMSTYRGDTGWLGSWTIFFWGWFIGYGPMMAILVSRISRGRTIREIIVAIGIIAPIITTFWFTILGGSGVFYELMNPGSISTALSESGMPAAMIAITEQLPLSNIIGPAFLLLTILFVVTTGDSMAYSISMAVTGDGDPRISLRVFWSLIMGAVAAILLYMGEGSINALQSFIVVTAVPVSILLFPMLWLAPKVAGELALEQGIVKEEDKTAFLFQKASKSK
- a CDS encoding MFS transporter; the protein is MNVTTDVQSTTEETKEKRYKTLFGSALGYAAEGLDMLLLSFVLVYILKEFHLSPVEGGNLTLATTIGMLIGSYLFGFIADLFGRIRTMAFTILLFSLATALIYFATDYWQLLILRFLVGMGVGGEFGIGMAIVTETWSKDMRAKATSVVALGWQFGVLVASLLPAFIVPHFGWRAVFLFGLIPALLAVYVRKSLSEPKIWEQKQRYKKELLQKEAEGNLTNTEVEQLKQMKKFPLRKLFANKKVTITTIGLIIMSFIQNFGYYGIFTWMPTILANKYNYTLAKASGWMFISTIGMLIGIATFGILADKIGRRKTFTIYYVGGTIYCLIYFFLFTDSTLLLWGSALLGFFANGMMGGFGAILAENYPAEARSTAENFIFGTGRGLAGFGPVIIGLLAAGGNLMGALSLIFIIYPIGLVTMLLCVPETKGKVLE
- a CDS encoding nitric oxide synthase oxygenase, whose product is MSKTKQLIEEASHFIMICYKELNKEQFIEERMKEIQAEIENTGTYEHTFEELVHGSRMAWRNSNRCIGRLFWSKMHILDAREVNDEEGVYNALIHHIKYATNDGKVKPTITIFKQYQGEENNIRIYNHQLIRYAGYKTEMGVIGDSHSTAFTDFCQELGWQGEGTNFDVLPLVFSVDGKEPVYKEIPKKEVKEVPIEHPEYPISSLGVKWYGVPMISDMRLEIGGISYTAAPFNGWYMGTEIGARNLADHDRYNLLPAVAEMMNLDTSRNGTLWKDKALVELNVAVLHSFKKQGVSIVDHHTAAQQFQQFEKQEAACGRVVTGNWVWLIPPLSPATTHIYHKPYPNEILKPNFFHK